One segment of Campylobacter concisus ATCC 51562 DNA contains the following:
- the flgE gene encoding flagellar hook protein FlgE: MMRSLWSGVSGLQAHQIAMDVEGNNIANVNTYGYKYNRANFADILSQTPRVATAPQGQLGGQNAMQIGLGTTINSTTRIFSQGTLTSTDKQTDLALQGNGFFVVSPDGGTTRYYTRNGDFVRDKAGNFVNNSGYIVQGWTRDEETGTIDSTGPIKNIVIKEGLTTPARATTEVKIKGNLDSGNTIDQRSTPIYSLDSVAGGRDYNNDGILNANEVHNENDVNNDQFYTNSKKEQNLTERGVDLGVTFDELGNGLALRDGQGIWVSYANAKTEKFIVGSGLPQSIGQINPKATLNITINGTTIKSQDNAISSISDVAAAINAQYNKTGVRAEISEGNKLTLINRNNSGTTEETKNIHLKINGGNTVAGLADKDIITAYQYVYTSSQTTAVHPNNDKIARQVTTTEDLRAAMQEDARNHVDYNGDGQIRANSDALDAAKLATAAHRIAPGTGGAALAGNPYQTDYNTAYNNEIALGHTPDDAHAAGIAALQALAGDDTNDGVKITVNKLGQFQLENPSNEVADHALYMTTTALTKPAQGTNNSAVNENVRLTTIMKALDGALSPGQALRASGKMMMSSHGSTAEIFDSLGSKHTVSIKWTKTGTTTDGGTEWSMVIQVPEPAKINYTGEGPDNVITGTARFNANGSLASFHPATITFSANNGSQSGQNISLNFGLGTDFNGLTSFDKDSSTESISQDGYTGGTLNGIKIDETGTIIGSFSNGQSFGLAKVALATFTNNEGLQSEGGNVFSQTANSGEAVIGAAGTGDKGTIAASKLEASNVDLSRALTDLIVIQRGFQANSKTITTSDEMLNTLLQLKQ, encoded by the coding sequence ATGATGAGATCACTTTGGTCTGGTGTTTCAGGCCTACAAGCCCACCAGATAGCCATGGACGTAGAAGGCAATAATATCGCAAACGTTAATACTTATGGTTATAAATACAACCGTGCAAATTTTGCTGATATACTAAGCCAAACTCCAAGAGTTGCTACTGCTCCACAAGGTCAGCTAGGCGGTCAAAATGCTATGCAAATAGGTCTAGGAACGACTATAAACTCAACTACGAGAATTTTCTCACAAGGTACACTAACCTCTACTGATAAGCAAACAGACCTTGCACTTCAAGGAAATGGCTTCTTCGTCGTATCTCCAGATGGCGGAACAACAAGATACTATACAAGAAATGGTGACTTTGTCCGTGATAAAGCTGGAAATTTTGTAAACAATAGTGGTTATATCGTTCAAGGCTGGACAAGAGATGAAGAGACTGGCACTATCGACTCAACTGGACCGATAAAAAATATCGTGATAAAAGAGGGTCTTACTACTCCAGCAAGAGCGACAACAGAAGTAAAGATAAAAGGCAACCTTGACTCAGGCAACACCATCGACCAAAGAAGCACTCCTATTTATTCACTAGACTCGGTTGCTGGTGGACGTGACTATAACAATGACGGAATTTTAAATGCAAACGAAGTCCATAACGAGAATGATGTAAATAATGATCAGTTTTATACAAACTCGAAAAAAGAGCAAAATTTAACAGAGCGTGGCGTCGATCTTGGTGTTACATTTGATGAGCTTGGAAATGGCCTTGCTTTAAGAGATGGACAAGGTATCTGGGTTAGCTATGCAAATGCTAAAACTGAAAAATTTATAGTAGGAAGTGGATTGCCACAAAGTATCGGACAGATAAATCCAAAAGCAACACTTAATATCACAATAAATGGTACTACTATAAAATCTCAAGATAATGCAATATCAAGTATCAGTGATGTTGCAGCTGCGATCAATGCTCAGTATAATAAAACTGGTGTTAGAGCTGAAATTTCAGAAGGTAATAAACTAACACTTATAAATAGAAATAACTCAGGCACTACTGAAGAGACAAAAAATATCCATCTAAAAATAAATGGTGGCAATACAGTTGCTGGTTTAGCTGATAAAGATATCATCACAGCTTATCAATATGTCTATACAAGCTCACAAACAACAGCCGTTCATCCAAATAACGATAAAATCGCAAGACAAGTAACAACAACAGAAGATCTTCGCGCTGCTATGCAAGAAGATGCTAGAAACCACGTTGACTACAACGGCGACGGCCAAATAAGAGCAAACTCAGATGCACTTGATGCGGCGAAACTAGCAACCGCAGCACATAGAATAGCACCTGGAACTGGTGGAGCAGCTTTGGCTGGAAATCCATATCAAACAGATTATAATACTGCTTACAACAATGAAATAGCTTTAGGTCATACGCCAGATGATGCTCATGCAGCTGGTATCGCAGCACTTCAAGCACTTGCAGGTGATGATACAAATGATGGTGTAAAGATCACTGTAAATAAACTAGGTCAATTTCAACTAGAAAATCCATCAAATGAAGTAGCAGATCATGCACTTTATATGACAACAACTGCTCTTACAAAGCCAGCTCAAGGTACAAATAATTCAGCTGTAAATGAAAATGTTAGACTTACAACTATTATGAAAGCACTTGATGGCGCACTAAGCCCGGGTCAAGCTCTAAGAGCAAGTGGCAAGATGATGATGTCAAGCCACGGCTCAACGGCAGAAATTTTTGACTCACTTGGCTCAAAACACACAGTTAGTATCAAATGGACAAAGACAGGTACTACAACAGATGGCGGAACTGAGTGGAGCATGGTTATACAAGTGCCAGAGCCAGCTAAGATAAACTACACAGGCGAAGGTCCAGATAATGTTATAACTGGAACAGCTAGATTTAACGCAAATGGCTCACTTGCAAGTTTTCACCCAGCAACGATAACATTTTCAGCTAACAACGGTTCACAAAGTGGTCAAAACATTAGCTTAAATTTTGGTCTGGGAACTGATTTTAACGGCTTAACAAGCTTTGATAAAGACTCATCAACTGAGTCAATCTCACAAGATGGCTACACAGGTGGCACATTAAACGGCATAAAAATAGATGAGACCGGAACGATAATAGGTTCATTTTCAAATGGTCAAAGCTTTGGCCTGGCTAAAGTAGCACTTGCTACCTTTACAAATAATGAAGGTCTTCAAAGTGAGGGAGGAAACGTATTTTCACAAACTGCAAACTCAGGTGAAGCAGTTATCGGTGCAGCTGGTACAGGCGATAAGGGAACGATCGCAGCTTCAAAACTTGAAGCTAGTAACGTCGATCTAAGCCGTGCGCTAACAGATCTTATCGTTATCCAAAGAGGTTTCCAAGCAAACTCAAAAACGATCACAACAAGTGATGAGATGCTAAATACACTTCTTCAATTAAAACAATAA
- the thyX gene encoding FAD-dependent thymidylate synthase, translating to MQVTLLNHTPLNICSHAIRTCWQSFEKGDNGGEKDVELIDRVGNKFKHASTLEHLYYNFYIQGISRALLQELARHRLASLSVKSTRYTLKELKKEEKFEVGQFERAAKFIVLTNDELVDNASIKALENLREILASTTKSLDIVKYCLPECYKTELTWSINARSLQNFISLRSSKSALWEIRNLANAIYDVLPEEHKFIFEKCLPDDEQN from the coding sequence ATGCAAGTAACACTACTAAATCACACTCCACTAAATATCTGCTCACACGCGATCCGCACATGCTGGCAAAGCTTTGAAAAAGGTGATAACGGCGGCGAAAAAGATGTTGAGCTAATAGATAGAGTAGGCAATAAATTTAAACACGCTTCAACGCTAGAGCACCTATACTATAACTTCTACATCCAAGGTATCTCTCGTGCACTACTTCAAGAGCTAGCTCGTCACCGCTTAGCAAGCCTAAGCGTCAAATCAACTCGCTACACACTAAAAGAGCTAAAAAAAGAGGAAAAATTTGAAGTAGGGCAGTTTGAGCGTGCAGCTAAATTTATCGTGCTAACAAATGACGAGTTAGTCGATAACGCAAGCATAAAAGCACTTGAAAATTTGCGTGAAATTTTAGCCTCAACTACAAAAAGCCTTGACATCGTCAAATACTGCTTGCCAGAGTGCTATAAAACTGAGCTTACATGGAGCATAAACGCTAGAAGCTTGCAAAATTTCATCTCTCTAAGAAGCTCAAAATCAGCCCTTTGGGAGATAAGAAATTTAGCAAATGCTATCTACGATGTCTTACCTGAAGAACATAAATTTATCTTTGAAAAATGCTTGCCAGATGATGAGCAAAACTAA
- a CDS encoding DNA adenine methylase, whose protein sequence is MKTTKLENQAYLEEQILTYLGNKRSLLGFIEQGVKYAKDELKKEKLSCCDLFSGSGVVARFLKQNSEFIVANDLELYSFITNSCYLQNATNEIKNEINFWQKKLEKEIEDNLSEGFITRLYAPQDDKNITEGERVFYTRKNAIFIDTARRLIDELMPAEMRKFFIAPLLYNASVHANTSGIFKGFHKNKEGIGQFGGQGQNAISRITSDISLTKPIFSNFNVPFEVYQKDANLLAKELDGLDLVYLDPPYNQHPYGSNYFMLNLIASYEEPSKISKVSGIAKDWNRSVFNKKSSASEAFFELISDLKAKFVLISFNSEGFINQEEFDQNLNKMGKVQLLRQKYNAYRGSRNLKARNIHVDELLYVLKK, encoded by the coding sequence TTGAAGACGACTAAGTTAGAAAATCAAGCCTATCTAGAAGAGCAAATTTTAACCTATCTTGGCAACAAACGCTCACTTTTAGGCTTTATAGAACAAGGCGTAAAGTATGCAAAAGACGAGCTAAAAAAAGAGAAGCTTAGCTGCTGCGACCTCTTTAGTGGAAGTGGCGTGGTGGCTAGGTTTTTAAAGCAAAATAGCGAATTTATAGTTGCAAACGACTTGGAGCTTTACAGCTTTATCACAAACTCATGCTACCTGCAAAACGCCACAAATGAAATAAAAAATGAGATAAATTTCTGGCAAAAAAAGCTTGAAAAAGAGATAGAAGATAACCTTTCTGAGGGCTTTATAACAAGACTTTATGCCCCACAAGATGATAAAAATATTACCGAGGGCGAGAGAGTTTTTTATACTAGAAAAAATGCCATATTCATTGACACCGCAAGAAGGCTCATAGATGAGCTAATGCCTGCTGAAATGAGGAAATTTTTCATAGCTCCACTACTTTATAATGCAAGTGTACATGCAAATACAAGTGGAATTTTTAAAGGTTTTCATAAAAATAAAGAGGGTATCGGTCAGTTTGGAGGACAGGGGCAAAATGCCATATCGAGGATCACTTCTGATATAAGTTTGACTAAGCCTATTTTTTCAAATTTTAACGTACCTTTTGAGGTCTATCAAAAGGACGCAAATTTGCTCGCAAAAGAGCTTGATGGGCTTGATCTAGTCTATCTTGATCCACCTTATAACCAGCACCCATACGGCTCAAACTATTTCATGCTAAATCTCATCGCAAGCTACGAGGAACCAAGTAAAATTTCAAAAGTTTCAGGCATTGCAAAGGACTGGAACAGATCAGTTTTTAATAAAAAATCATCAGCAAGCGAGGCTTTTTTTGAGCTCATATCAGATTTAAAGGCAAAATTTGTCCTCATCTCGTTTAACTCAGAGGGCTTTATCAATCAAGAGGAATTTGATCAAAATCTAAATAAAATGGGCAAAGTTCAACTATTGCGTCAAAAGTATAACGCCTACCGCGGTAGCAGAAATTTAAAAGCTAGAAACATCCACGTAGACGAGCTTCTTTACGTTCTAAAAAAGTAA
- the luxS gene encoding S-ribosylhomocysteine lyase: MPLLDSFCVDHVKMQAPGVRLAKSMKTPKGDDISVFDLRFCKPNEEILPEKGTHTLEHLFAGFMRNHLNGNGVEIIDISPMGCRTGFYMSVIGTPSEEAVKKAWLASMKDILEVKDQDKIPELNKFQCGTYKMHSLDEAHNIANKILAQGLVIINNEEIKLDLDAMGLKKH; encoded by the coding sequence ATGCCATTACTTGATAGTTTTTGTGTAGATCATGTGAAAATGCAAGCCCCAGGAGTAAGACTAGCAAAAAGTATGAAAACGCCAAAGGGCGATGATATCAGTGTTTTTGACTTGAGATTTTGCAAGCCAAATGAAGAAATTTTGCCAGAAAAAGGTACCCATACATTAGAGCATTTATTTGCTGGCTTTATGAGAAACCATCTAAACGGCAACGGCGTAGAGATCATTGACATCTCACCGATGGGCTGTAGAACTGGCTTTTATATGAGTGTCATTGGCACACCTAGCGAAGAAGCCGTAAAAAAGGCATGGTTAGCCTCTATGAAAGATATTTTAGAGGTCAAAGACCAAGATAAAATTCCAGAGCTAAATAAATTTCAATGCGGCACTTACAAGATGCACTCACTTGATGAAGCACATAACATAGCAAACAAAATTTTAGCCCAAGGCCTAGTAATCATAAACAATGAAGAGATCAAACTTGATCTTGATGCCATGGGACTAAAAAAGCATTAA
- a CDS encoding MOSC domain-containing protein → MVIVKALLIGEVKNYGSQSATNKLNTPWSSAIFKVAQNDEIFANELGFEGDSVADTKHHGGPEKAVFANSFANYADWESFLGLKNMAYGAMGENLCVDGLDESCVYVGDIHKVGSLVLQVSQPRKPCFKLSRRWGNENMATHIFETGLTGWYYRVITPGSCKVGDVIEVIEKDPVHMSILEINRLFYEPNKNLNLLEKFNSLTTLPKSWYGDMERRVQGIYSTEYMRNL, encoded by the coding sequence ATGGTAATAGTAAAAGCATTATTAATTGGCGAGGTGAAAAATTATGGCTCGCAAAGTGCTACTAATAAGCTAAATACACCATGGAGTTCAGCTATATTTAAAGTAGCTCAAAATGATGAAATTTTTGCAAATGAACTTGGCTTTGAGGGTGATAGTGTCGCTGATACAAAGCACCATGGCGGCCCTGAAAAGGCAGTTTTTGCAAATTCATTTGCAAATTACGCCGATTGGGAGAGTTTTTTAGGATTAAAAAATATGGCTTATGGAGCTATGGGGGAGAATTTATGTGTTGATGGGCTTGATGAGAGCTGCGTATATGTGGGCGATATCCATAAGGTGGGCTCACTTGTGCTTCAAGTCTCGCAGCCTAGAAAACCATGCTTTAAGCTCTCAAGAAGATGGGGCAATGAAAATATGGCTACTCACATCTTTGAAACTGGTCTTACTGGCTGGTATTACCGCGTTATAACACCAGGATCGTGCAAAGTGGGCGACGTGATAGAAGTTATAGAAAAAGATCCAGTTCATATGAGCATTTTAGAGATAAATAGGCTCTTTTACGAACCAAATAAAAATTTAAATTTACTAGAGAAATTTAATTCTCTTACCACTCTTCCAAAAAGTTGGTATGGTGACATGGAAAGACGTGTTCAAGGTATTTATAGTACGGAATATATGAGAAATTTATAA
- the ruvC gene encoding crossover junction endodeoxyribonuclease RuvC produces MVMKILGIDPGTKNCGYAILEKNKLKTTLLEAGLIKIKPNTLQYQITELCEGLDLIFKNHKFDEVAIEDIFFAYNPKTVLKLAQFRGALSLKILQLHGDFAEYTPLQVKKTVTGKAKADKEQVAFMVKKILGINKEIKPLDITDAIAIALTHANNLRIN; encoded by the coding sequence ATAGTGATGAAAATTTTAGGAATCGACCCAGGTACGAAGAATTGTGGTTATGCAATACTTGAAAAAAATAAATTGAAAACTACTCTTCTTGAAGCAGGACTCATAAAAATAAAACCAAACACACTTCAATATCAGATTACCGAGCTTTGCGAGGGGCTTGATCTCATCTTTAAAAATCATAAATTCGACGAGGTCGCGATCGAAGATATATTTTTTGCCTACAACCCAAAAACGGTTTTAAAACTCGCTCAGTTTCGCGGAGCACTTAGCCTTAAAATTTTACAGCTTCATGGGGACTTTGCCGAATATACGCCACTTCAGGTGAAAAAAACGGTTACTGGCAAGGCAAAGGCTGACAAAGAGCAAGTGGCATTTATGGTTAAAAAAATTTTAGGCATAAATAAAGAGATAAAACCGCTTGATATCACCGATGCGATCGCGATCGCGCTAACTCACGCGAATAATTTAAGAATAAACTAA
- the dnaA gene encoding chromosomal replication initiator protein DnaA: protein MIADEILENLSTQISPEEYQSYIKQLKFNEKASDDHIIVFTAPNELMAKFINTRYADKIAHLYEVRTGIKPNIEISSTKSSKISKQNQINVKQIKTQSSILNPSYTFENFVCGASNQYAFLSAKAAAEKPGVLYNPLFIYGTTGLGKTHLLQSVGNHCLNKGKTVICVTSEQFMIDFTSHINNHSMPKFREKYRNCDVLLIDDVQFLGKTDKIQEEFFNTYNELLAKNGQIVMTSDRPPKTLKGFEDRMISRFDKAFMADITPPELDTKIAIIIKKCEFDKIDLNKEVINYIATNMGDNIREIEGAIINLNVFKTLMKEEITLDLAKSILKDLIKEKRENINFDTIVEIVSKELNIKQSDIKSKSRVTNIVEARRIIIYLAKMLTTNSMPQIANYFGMKDHSAVSHNIKKINELIQTNEIFSLKVTELKNKILTKG from the coding sequence TTGATAGCAGACGAAATTTTAGAAAATCTTTCAACACAAATTTCACCTGAAGAATACCAAAGTTATATCAAACAATTAAAATTTAACGAAAAGGCTTCAGACGATCATATTATCGTATTTACTGCACCAAATGAGTTAATGGCTAAATTTATAAATACAAGATATGCTGATAAAATCGCTCATCTATATGAAGTTAGAACAGGCATAAAACCAAATATAGAAATTTCATCTACTAAAAGTAGCAAGATATCAAAACAAAATCAAATAAATGTTAAGCAAATAAAAACACAAAGTAGCATTTTAAATCCAAGCTACACATTTGAAAATTTTGTCTGTGGAGCGTCAAATCAATACGCATTTTTAAGCGCAAAAGCAGCCGCTGAAAAACCTGGCGTACTTTATAATCCACTTTTTATCTACGGCACGACGGGACTTGGCAAGACTCACTTACTCCAGTCAGTCGGAAATCACTGCCTAAATAAAGGAAAAACCGTTATTTGCGTAACTAGCGAACAATTTATGATAGATTTTACCAGTCACATAAATAACCACTCAATGCCAAAATTTCGTGAGAAATATAGAAACTGCGATGTTTTACTAATAGACGATGTGCAGTTTCTTGGTAAAACTGATAAAATCCAAGAGGAATTTTTCAACACATATAATGAACTTTTAGCAAAAAATGGTCAAATAGTTATGACTTCAGATCGACCTCCAAAGACACTAAAAGGCTTTGAAGATAGGATGATTTCAAGATTTGATAAGGCTTTTATGGCTGATATTACGCCACCTGAACTTGATACAAAGATAGCCATAATCATCAAAAAATGTGAGTTTGATAAAATCGATCTAAATAAAGAGGTTATAAACTACATAGCTACAAACATGGGAGATAATATCCGTGAGATAGAGGGAGCTATCATAAATTTAAACGTATTTAAAACTCTTATGAAAGAAGAGATCACACTCGATCTTGCAAAAAGTATATTAAAAGATCTAATCAAAGAAAAACGTGAAAATATAAATTTCGATACTATCGTTGAAATAGTTAGTAAAGAGCTAAATATAAAACAAAGTGATATAAAAAGCAAATCAAGAGTTACAAATATCGTAGAAGCAAGACGAATCATCATATATCTTGCAAAGATGCTTACAACAAACTCAATGCCACAAATCGCAAACTATTTTGGTATGAAGGATCACAGTGCCGTTAGTCATAATATTAAAAAGATAAATGAGCTAATACAAACTAATGAAATTTTTAGTCTAAAAGTTACTGAATTAAAAAACAAAATTTTGACAAAAGGATAA
- the dnaN gene encoding DNA polymerase III subunit beta produces MKVLINKNMLESIVTNTNPYLEKRDLSAITSHIYISAKDGVLNIKATDHEIGLAYKLSNVKIVDEGYATANGKKLLDIIKSLKDEEVMLETVNNYLYIKQKNSKYKLPMYKFEDFPEFPTIEGKSKFDVDAVMLGRSLKKILPSIDSNNPKFELNGAFLDIKKDFINIVGTDTRRLSMFRFQTPTEKEFSLIIPKKAINEIQKLFFDKIEIYYDENILIAQSQNFEFFTKLINGKFPDYERVIPKEVRKRLQLSRDKMIEGIKTISMLSDTMKISFAKDNITFESVIEDNSEAKTTIDYQTGLELGDEFFIGIKNRYLLDFLSSIEDENFELGFNESSLAFVVNSKELTTVIMPINL; encoded by the coding sequence ATGAAAGTTTTAATAAACAAAAATATGCTTGAAAGCATAGTAACAAATACAAATCCATATCTTGAAAAAAGAGATCTTAGTGCTATAACTTCTCACATTTATATCTCAGCAAAAGATGGTGTTTTAAACATAAAAGCAACTGATCATGAAATAGGCCTAGCATATAAGCTAAGTAATGTAAAAATCGTTGATGAAGGTTACGCAACTGCAAATGGTAAAAAACTACTTGACATTATAAAAAGTCTAAAAGACGAAGAAGTAATGTTAGAAACTGTAAATAACTATCTTTATATAAAACAAAAAAACTCAAAATACAAACTTCCAATGTATAAATTTGAAGATTTCCCAGAGTTTCCAACGATTGAGGGCAAATCAAAATTTGATGTTGATGCTGTTATGTTAGGAAGAAGTTTAAAGAAAATTTTACCAAGTATTGATAGCAATAACCCAAAATTTGAACTAAACGGAGCTTTTCTTGATATTAAAAAAGACTTTATAAATATCGTTGGTACTGATACGAGAAGACTTAGTATGTTTAGATTTCAAACACCAACAGAAAAAGAATTTTCACTTATAATCCCTAAAAAAGCTATCAATGAAATACAAAAACTATTTTTTGACAAGATAGAAATTTACTATGATGAAAATATCTTAATAGCTCAAAGCCAAAATTTTGAATTTTTCACAAAACTTATAAATGGCAAATTTCCAGATTACGAGCGTGTAATACCAAAAGAGGTAAGAAAAAGACTTCAACTAAGTAGAGATAAGATGATAGAGGGCATAAAAACTATCTCAATGCTAAGTGATACAATGAAAATATCTTTTGCGAAAGATAATATAACATTTGAAAGTGTTATAGAAGATAATTCTGAAGCAAAAACTACAATAGATTATCAAACTGGTTTAGAGCTTGGAGATGAATTTTTCATAGGTATAAAAAATAGATATCTACTTGACTTTTTAAGTAGCATCGAGGATGAAAATTTTGAGCTTGGATTTAATGAAAGCTCACTAGCATTTGTTGTAAATTCAAAAGAATTAACAACAGTAATAATGCCGATAAATTTATAA
- the gyrB gene encoding DNA topoisomerase (ATP-hydrolyzing) subunit B, producing MENNYGAENIKVLKGLEAVRKRPGMYIGDTNISGLHHMIYEVVDNSIDEAMAGYCDTIDVELTREGSAIISDNGRGIPVDMHPTEKISAATVVLTVLHAGGKFDKDTYKVSGGLHGVGVSVVNALSKKLVVNIKRDGKLHRQEFAKGIPQSDLEVIKTTNRTGTQVEFWPDDSIFEVTEFDDEILVKRFRELAYLNPKITINFKDQRNGRSESFHFEGGLESFVTDMNKANAVSKAVSFSGGEDDVMVDFALLYNDTYSENLLSFVNNIKTPDGGTHEAGFRAGLTRVITNYVQANAAAREKDTKITGEDIREGLIAVVSVKVPEPQFEGQTKGKLGSSYVKPIVQKMVFDVLTKYFEENPIEARAIMDKALMAARGREAAKKARDLTRKKESMSVGTLPGKLADCQSKDPVISELYLVEGDSAGGSAKQGRDRVFQAILPLKGKILNVEKARLDKILKSDEIKNMITALGCGIGDEFDAEKLRYHKIIIMTDADVDGSHIQTLLLTFFFRFLNKVVENGHIYLAQPPLYRYKKGKKEIYLKDEKALNEFLIETGIEGVDIEGIGSADLIDFLKIVAAYRSVLKELEKRFNVLSAIRYMIENPDIVSKSYNEIFEILKDFLKAEGHNILNHYVSEDEVRIYVQTESGLEELVVNENLFTNPLYEEALYISQKIKERGLDLHSDVIDVLDEVEKNAKKGAYIQRYKGLGEMNPEQLWETTMNPENRRLLKIDINDAISASDTFNLFMGDEVEPRRNYIQDHAKDVKHLDI from the coding sequence ATGGAAAATAATTACGGCGCAGAAAATATCAAAGTACTAAAAGGGCTTGAGGCGGTCAGGAAGCGCCCGGGCATGTATATAGGCGATACTAATATAAGCGGTCTTCACCATATGATCTATGAAGTAGTTGATAACTCTATCGACGAAGCAATGGCAGGATATTGTGATACGATCGATGTTGAGCTTACACGTGAGGGCTCAGCGATCATTAGTGATAATGGCCGTGGTATCCCAGTGGATATGCACCCAACTGAAAAAATTTCAGCTGCGACTGTTGTTCTAACTGTGCTTCACGCTGGTGGTAAATTTGACAAGGATACTTATAAAGTCTCTGGCGGTCTTCACGGCGTTGGTGTATCTGTCGTAAATGCCCTTTCTAAAAAGCTAGTCGTAAATATCAAACGTGATGGCAAACTTCACAGACAAGAATTTGCAAAAGGCATCCCTCAAAGCGATCTTGAAGTTATAAAAACTACAAATCGCACAGGCACTCAAGTTGAGTTTTGGCCAGATGATAGCATATTTGAAGTGACTGAATTTGATGATGAAATTTTAGTAAAAAGATTTCGCGAGCTAGCATATCTAAACCCAAAGATAACTATAAATTTTAAAGATCAAAGAAATGGCAGGAGCGAGAGCTTTCATTTTGAGGGCGGACTTGAGAGCTTTGTAACTGATATGAACAAGGCAAATGCTGTCAGTAAAGCAGTATCATTTAGCGGTGGCGAAGATGACGTTATGGTTGATTTTGCCTTGCTTTACAACGACACTTACAGTGAAAATTTACTAAGCTTTGTAAATAATATCAAAACTCCAGATGGCGGTACGCACGAAGCTGGATTTAGAGCGGGCCTTACAAGAGTTATCACAAACTACGTTCAAGCAAACGCTGCTGCACGTGAAAAAGATACAAAGATAACTGGCGAAGATATCCGCGAGGGACTTATTGCAGTTGTGAGCGTAAAAGTGCCAGAGCCGCAGTTTGAGGGACAAACAAAGGGTAAACTAGGATCAAGCTACGTAAAACCTATCGTTCAAAAGATGGTTTTTGACGTGCTTACAAAGTATTTTGAAGAAAATCCTATCGAAGCAAGAGCGATAATGGATAAAGCTCTAATGGCAGCTCGTGGTAGAGAAGCGGCTAAAAAAGCTAGGGATCTAACTCGTAAAAAAGAGAGCATGAGCGTAGGCACACTCCCTGGCAAACTAGCTGATTGTCAGAGTAAAGATCCAGTCATAAGTGAGCTATACCTAGTGGAGGGTGACTCTGCGGGTGGTTCTGCAAAGCAGGGACGTGATAGAGTTTTTCAAGCGATATTGCCGCTTAAGGGTAAAATTCTAAACGTTGAAAAGGCAAGACTGGATAAAATTTTAAAATCTGATGAGATAAAAAATATGATAACAGCGTTAGGCTGCGGTATCGGAGATGAATTCGACGCTGAGAAGCTTAGATATCATAAGATCATCATCATGACCGATGCCGATGTTGATGGTAGCCACATCCAGACGCTGCTTTTAACTTTCTTCTTTAGATTTTTAAATAAAGTTGTAGAAAATGGCCACATCTACCTAGCTCAGCCACCACTTTACCGCTATAAAAAAGGTAAGAAAGAAATTTATCTAAAAGATGAAAAGGCGCTAAACGAATTTCTTATCGAAACTGGCATAGAAGGTGTTGATATAGAGGGTATAGGCAGTGCTGATTTGATTGATTTCTTAAAGATCGTTGCAGCTTATAGAAGCGTCTTAAAAGAGCTTGAAAAACGCTTTAACGTCCTTTCAGCGATCCGCTATATGATAGAAAATCCAGACATCGTTTCAAAAAGCTACAATGAAATTTTTGAAATTTTAAAGGATTTCTTAAAAGCTGAGGGTCACAACATCTTAAACCACTACGTTAGCGAAGATGAGGTTAGAATTTATGTCCAAACTGAAAGCGGCTTAGAAGAGCTTGTAGTAAATGAAAATTTATTCACAAATCCACTTTATGAAGAGGCACTTTACATCAGCCAAAAGATAAAAGAGCGCGGCCTAGACTTGCATAGTGACGTTATAGACGTGCTTGATGAAGTAGAGAAAAATGCGAAGAAAGGTGCATATATCCAGCGCTACAAAGGTCTTGGTGAGATGAACCCTGAGCAGCTTTGGGAGACTACGATGAACCCTGAGAACAGAAGACTTTTAAAGATCGATATAAATGACGCTATAAGCGCTTCTGATACGTTTAATCTCTTTATGGGCGATGAGGTCGAGCCAAGAAGAAATTACATCCAAGACCACGCAAAAGACGTTAAACACTTGGATATTTAA